A window from Herbaspirillum sp. meg3 encodes these proteins:
- the flgB gene encoding flagellar basal body rod protein FlgB — translation MVAKLDDYLRFNETALNLRAQRQQLLASNIANADTPNYKARDIDFAKTLQGAMDGKTTKVPPVELARTSAGHIAGKPTGDSGIGGSPLLYRTVTQGSVDGNTVDMDVERNQFTDNAVRYEAGVTAVNGQIKTLLAAIQPG, via the coding sequence ATGGTCGCAAAACTGGATGATTATCTGAGGTTCAACGAGACGGCGCTGAATTTGCGCGCCCAGCGTCAGCAATTGCTGGCATCCAACATTGCCAATGCCGACACGCCGAATTATAAGGCGCGTGACATCGACTTCGCCAAGACCTTGCAAGGTGCAATGGACGGTAAAACGACCAAGGTTCCGCCTGTCGAGCTGGCGCGTACTTCGGCGGGCCATATTGCCGGCAAGCCGACGGGCGACAGCGGGATAGGCGGTTCTCCGCTGCTTTACCGCACTGTTACACAGGGCAGTGTCGACGGCAACACCGTCGACATGGACGTCGAGCGCAACCAATTCACTGACAACGCTGTACGCTATGAAGCAGGCGTCACGGCAGTCAACGGGCAGATCAAGACGCTGCTCGCCGCCATCCAACCGGGCTGA
- the flgC gene encoding flagellar basal body rod protein FlgC — protein MSLSNIFNVAGSAMSAQSQRLNTVASNIANADSATSPNGQPYKAKQVVFKAVPYGNISDSGVKVDQIVEDQAPPKLTYDPKHPLADANGYVAMPNVNPVEEMVNMISASRSYQTNVETMNTAKNMLMKTLTIGT, from the coding sequence ATGTCTCTTTCTAATATTTTCAATGTCGCCGGTTCGGCCATGAGCGCGCAATCGCAGCGCCTCAACACGGTCGCCAGCAACATCGCCAACGCCGACAGCGCAACCAGCCCGAACGGCCAGCCGTACAAGGCCAAGCAGGTCGTTTTCAAGGCGGTTCCTTATGGCAATATTTCTGATAGCGGCGTCAAAGTCGACCAGATCGTCGAAGATCAGGCGCCGCCGAAGCTGACATACGATCCCAAGCATCCGCTGGCTGACGCCAACGGCTATGTCGCCATGCCAAATGTTAATCCGGTCGAGGAGATGGTCAACATGATCTCTGCTTCGCGCTCGTATCAGACCAACGTCGAGACGATGAATACCGCCAAGAATATGTTGATGAAAACCCTCACCATCGGTACTTAA
- a CDS encoding flagellar hook assembly protein FlgD, which produces MTTVSSDLLAAVNGSSSSTSTTSSLNDNSPEAIQQRFLKLLTVQMQNQDPTNPMDNSQLTTQLAQLSTVSGISQLNTTLAALMSNLGTSQSLQAANMIGHSVLAPGNNVTLTSDTTKDASGNDVTTQKAIFGVQLADNADSVKVTIRDSAGNVVHSLDLGAQTAGTLPIIWNGATDAGTQAKDGAYTFTVSATSAGSAVGATALAFGTVASVSTGTDGVKLNVSNIGTIKTTDVVQIL; this is translated from the coding sequence ATGACTACTGTTTCCTCTGATCTGCTGGCAGCCGTAAATGGCTCGTCGTCTTCGACCAGCACTACTTCCAGCCTGAACGACAACAGCCCTGAAGCGATCCAGCAACGTTTCCTGAAGCTGCTGACAGTGCAAATGCAAAATCAGGATCCGACAAATCCGATGGATAACTCCCAGCTGACCACTCAGCTGGCTCAACTGTCGACCGTCTCGGGCATCAGCCAACTGAACACAACGCTGGCAGCTTTGATGAGCAATTTGGGTACGTCCCAGTCGCTGCAAGCAGCCAACATGATTGGTCACAGCGTTCTGGCACCGGGCAACAACGTCACACTGACATCCGACACGACGAAGGATGCAAGCGGTAACGACGTCACTACGCAAAAAGCCATCTTCGGTGTGCAACTGGCAGACAACGCCGACAGCGTCAAAGTCACCATCCGCGACTCGGCCGGCAATGTCGTCCACTCGCTGGACCTGGGTGCGCAGACAGCAGGTACGTTGCCGATTATCTGGAACGGAGCAACCGATGCCGGCACCCAGGCAAAAGATGGCGCCTATACCTTCACCGTGTCGGCAACGAGCGCGGGCTCGGCCGTCGGCGCGACGGCACTGGCATTCGGTACTGTCGCCAGTGTTAGCACCGGCACTGACGGCGTCAAGCTGAACGTCTCGAATATCGGCACCATCAAGACTACCGACGTAGTCCAAATTCTTTAA
- the flgE gene encoding flagellar hook protein FlgE → MSFQQGLSGLAGASKSLDVIGNNVANASTVGFKSAQAQFADMYANSMNRSGNSPVGIGVAVANVQQAFTQGNVTTTNNPLDIAINGDGFFRMQSSLSDAAPMYGRNGQFQLDKDGYIINPSEKGAYLTGWLGTVVGGDPVPLKIDTSNIPATQTTNVASKLNLDSRLTAIDSTATPFVFGDSTTWNSTTGVTVYDSLGNSYNVQTYYVKNKATSTATQTNWDVYTTVDGKAYPAFTTPATQAKVGTLSFDNNGILLTAAPATPQPAATLHLTPQAGAAFAAAGITLNYSGTTQTGADFAPIAQSQDGKEPGVLSSFSIGKDGQIMGSYSNNDTKILGQVLLVNFANPNGLQPLGSNLYAATSDAGEPLIGKPTTGQFGVLQARAVEDSNVDLTTELVNMIVAQRVYQANSQTIKVQDTVLQTLVSLR, encoded by the coding sequence ATGAGTTTTCAACAAGGCCTGAGCGGTTTGGCAGGGGCATCGAAGAGCCTCGACGTCATCGGCAATAACGTTGCCAACGCCAGCACGGTGGGTTTTAAGTCGGCACAAGCACAATTCGCCGACATGTATGCCAATTCGATGAATCGCTCCGGCAACTCGCCGGTTGGTATCGGTGTAGCAGTGGCCAACGTTCAGCAGGCTTTCACGCAAGGTAACGTTACAACCACCAACAATCCACTGGACATCGCCATCAACGGCGACGGTTTCTTCCGCATGCAAAGCAGCCTGTCCGATGCTGCACCAATGTATGGCCGCAACGGTCAGTTCCAGCTGGACAAGGATGGCTACATCATCAACCCAAGCGAAAAGGGGGCCTACCTGACCGGTTGGCTGGGTACTGTGGTTGGTGGTGATCCAGTGCCGCTGAAGATCGATACCTCAAATATTCCTGCGACACAGACCACAAACGTAGCAAGCAAGCTGAATCTGGATTCTCGCCTGACTGCCATCGACTCTACCGCGACGCCATTTGTTTTCGGTGATTCAACGACATGGAACAGCACCACCGGCGTTACCGTCTATGACAGCTTGGGCAATAGCTACAATGTCCAGACCTACTACGTCAAGAACAAGGCTACATCCACGGCCACCCAAACTAACTGGGATGTATATACGACGGTTGATGGCAAGGCATACCCTGCCTTTACGACACCTGCGACACAGGCGAAAGTCGGTACGCTGTCATTCGACAATAACGGTATTCTGCTGACCGCTGCACCGGCAACTCCACAACCGGCAGCTACTTTACATCTGACACCGCAAGCTGGCGCTGCTTTTGCTGCTGCTGGTATCACGCTGAACTACTCCGGGACGACACAGACCGGTGCTGATTTCGCGCCAATCGCACAAAGCCAGGATGGCAAAGAACCAGGCGTTTTGTCGAGCTTCTCGATTGGCAAGGATGGCCAGATCATGGGCAGCTATTCGAACAACGATACCAAGATCTTGGGGCAGGTTCTGCTGGTTAATTTTGCGAACCCTAATGGCTTGCAGCCATTGGGGAGCAACTTGTACGCTGCGACGTCCGATGCAGGCGAGCCGTTGATCGGCAAGCCGACCACAGGTCAGTTCGGTGTTTTGCAAGCACGTGCGGTGGAAGACTCCAACGTCGATCTGACCACGGAACTGGTCAACATGATCGTGGCGCAACGCGTTTATCAGGCCAATTCACAAACCATCAAGGTGCAGGATACTGTTCTGCAAACCTTGGTCAGCTTGCGTTAA
- the flgF gene encoding flagellar basal-body rod protein FlgF, translating to MDRVIYTAMSGAKHTLEQQANTSNNLANATTTGFREQLNTFRAVPVVGEGLATRTFVVDSTAGTNFSAGPIQDTGRALDVAVQGPGWIAVQSADGGEAYTRNGSFKLSENGILQTQTGLNVMGDGGPISIPPDVTIAIASDGTVSSIPTTGTPNAVNILGRIKLVNPDEKALKRGDDGLFRMTAGTQAPPDANVRLAGGALEGSNVNVVESMVSMINLARQFDLNMKVITTAQSDSDKATQILSVS from the coding sequence ATGGATCGTGTGATCTACACCGCCATGTCCGGCGCCAAGCACACACTGGAGCAACAGGCCAATACCAGCAACAATTTGGCCAATGCAACGACGACCGGTTTTCGCGAACAGCTCAATACCTTTCGCGCAGTGCCTGTTGTCGGCGAAGGGTTGGCGACGCGCACGTTTGTGGTCGATTCGACCGCAGGCACCAATTTCAGTGCAGGTCCGATTCAGGATACCGGTCGCGCACTCGATGTCGCGGTTCAAGGTCCGGGTTGGATCGCCGTTCAGAGTGCTGACGGCGGTGAAGCCTATACTCGCAACGGCAGCTTCAAGCTGAGCGAAAACGGCATTCTGCAAACGCAGACAGGTCTGAACGTGATGGGCGATGGCGGCCCGATCAGTATTCCTCCTGATGTCACCATTGCGATTGCTTCCGACGGCACTGTGTCGTCGATTCCGACAACCGGGACACCAAATGCGGTGAATATTCTGGGACGGATCAAGCTGGTCAATCCGGATGAAAAAGCATTGAAGCGCGGCGATGACGGTTTGTTCCGTATGACCGCAGGCACGCAGGCACCGCCGGACGCCAATGTGCGCCTCGCCGGTGGTGCATTGGAAGGCAGTAACGTCAACGTTGTCGAGTCGATGGTCAGCATGATCAATCTCGCACGCCAATTCGATCTGAACATGAAGGTGATTACAACCGCCCAAAGTGATTCGGATAAAGCGACACAAATTCTGTCGGTGAGTTAA
- the flgG gene encoding flagellar basal-body rod protein FlgG — protein sequence MIRSLWISKTGLDAQQTQLDVISNNLANVSTNGFKRSRAVFEDLMYQTIRQPGAQSSQQTQLPSGLQIGTGVRPVATERIHTQGNVNQTDNDKDIAIQGAGFFQVLMPDGTTQYTRDGSFQTDSQGQLVTSSGYTVQPPITIPANTTKLTVGRDGTVSIMQAGSAASTQIGTLQVATFINPAGLESKGENLYAETAASGTPAPNTPGTNGAGALWQGYVETSNVNVVEEMVNMIQTQRAYEINSKAITTSDQMLAKLSQM from the coding sequence ATGATTCGTTCCTTGTGGATTTCCAAAACTGGTCTGGATGCGCAACAAACGCAACTGGACGTGATTTCCAATAACCTGGCTAACGTCAGCACCAACGGTTTCAAGCGTTCGCGCGCCGTGTTTGAAGACCTGATGTACCAGACAATTCGCCAGCCAGGCGCCCAATCGTCGCAGCAGACACAATTGCCGTCGGGCCTGCAGATCGGCACCGGTGTACGTCCTGTCGCGACCGAGCGTATTCATACGCAAGGCAACGTGAACCAGACAGACAATGACAAGGACATCGCCATCCAAGGTGCGGGTTTCTTCCAGGTTCTGATGCCGGACGGCACGACGCAATACACGCGCGACGGCTCGTTCCAGACAGACAGCCAAGGCCAGCTGGTGACGTCCAGCGGCTACACGGTGCAACCGCCGATCACGATTCCGGCCAATACAACCAAGCTGACAGTCGGTCGCGATGGCACGGTCTCGATCATGCAAGCCGGTTCGGCGGCGTCAACACAGATCGGTACGCTGCAGGTCGCTACCTTCATCAATCCGGCCGGTCTGGAAAGCAAGGGCGAAAACCTGTACGCAGAAACTGCCGCGTCGGGTACACCTGCACCAAATACCCCGGGCACCAACGGCGCCGGCGCACTGTGGCAAGGCTACGTTGAAACGTCGAACGTCAACGTTGTCGAGGAAATGGTCAACATGATCCAGACTCAGCGCGCTTACGAGATCAACAGTAAAGCAATCACCACATCCGACCAGATGCTGGCAAAACTGTCGCAAATGTAA
- a CDS encoding flagellar basal body L-ring protein FlgH — MNSLLKFAAIIGMFAIAGCTTVPESIVTGPKSARPEPASYAPPTNGAIFQSAAYRPLLEDRRARLVGDTLTIVINENTTAAKSAGSSSSKTGSATAVAPTLFGTSIKELSGSGGSTNKYDEKGAISSSNNFTGTIGVTVIEVLPNGNLLVSGEKQVALDKGVEYVRFSGTVSPDKIATGNTVSSTAVADAKVEYRTNTRVDMAEFMSSLSRFFFSVSPF, encoded by the coding sequence ATGAATAGCCTGCTGAAATTTGCTGCCATCATCGGGATGTTCGCCATCGCTGGATGTACTACCGTGCCGGAGTCGATCGTCACCGGGCCGAAGTCGGCCCGGCCCGAACCGGCTTCGTATGCGCCACCGACCAACGGCGCGATTTTCCAGTCGGCGGCTTATCGCCCGCTGCTGGAAGATCGTCGTGCGCGTCTGGTTGGCGATACCCTGACCATTGTCATCAATGAAAATACAACCGCAGCCAAGTCCGCTGGCAGCTCGTCCAGCAAAACCGGCAGCGCGACCGCAGTTGCGCCGACCTTGTTCGGCACCTCGATCAAGGAATTGTCCGGCAGCGGCGGCAGCACCAATAAATACGATGAGAAGGGCGCTATTTCGTCCAGTAACAATTTCACCGGCACGATCGGTGTGACAGTGATCGAAGTACTGCCTAACGGTAATCTTTTGGTCAGCGGCGAGAAGCAGGTCGCTCTCGACAAGGGCGTTGAATATGTGCGCTTCTCGGGTACCGTCAGCCCTGACAAAATCGCTACCGGCAATACCGTTTCGTCGACCGCAGTGGCCGACGCCAAAGTGGAATATCGCACCAATACTCGTGTCGATATGGCCGAGTTTATGTCTTCGTTGTCGCGCTTTTTCTTCAGCGTCTCACCGTTCTGA
- a CDS encoding flagellar basal body P-ring protein FlgI has protein sequence MIQRSFLAQHTSRLVSVLLASITLLSAGVAHAERLKDLASIQGVRQNQLVGYGLAVGLDGSGDQTTQTPFTVQSVVSMLQQLGVNLPSTSTSNMQLKNVAAVMVTTSLPAFSQPGQTLDVTVSSIGNAKSIRGGTLLMAPLKGADGQIYAIAQGNIVVGGAGASAAGSSTTINQLSVGRISAGATVERAVPSALGQGDAINLELNDNDFSTASRVVEAVNKRFGFDTAVAQDGRVIRIRAPVGSGERVAFLGALENIDVIPARVSAKVILNARTGSVVMNQSVSLDTCAVSHGNLSVVINAENSISQPGALSGGQTAANQNAQISINSTPGKVMYLKGGASLADVVKALNAIGATPQDLLAILQAMKAAGSLRAELEII, from the coding sequence ATGATTCAACGTTCATTCTTGGCGCAGCACACCAGCCGGTTAGTGTCGGTTCTGCTCGCTTCCATTACTTTGCTCAGTGCTGGTGTTGCGCACGCCGAGCGTCTTAAGGATCTCGCCAGCATTCAGGGCGTACGTCAGAATCAACTGGTCGGTTACGGCCTCGCCGTCGGTCTCGACGGCAGCGGTGACCAAACCACGCAAACGCCTTTCACAGTCCAAAGCGTCGTCAGCATGCTTCAGCAACTGGGCGTGAATCTTCCCAGCACCTCGACCAGCAACATGCAATTGAAGAACGTTGCTGCCGTGATGGTGACGACATCGTTGCCTGCATTCTCGCAGCCGGGCCAGACGCTGGATGTCACCGTGTCATCGATCGGTAACGCCAAGAGTATTCGCGGTGGAACCCTGTTGATGGCCCCGCTTAAAGGTGCAGATGGTCAGATTTATGCAATCGCGCAAGGCAATATCGTGGTCGGCGGTGCCGGTGCATCGGCGGCCGGTAGCAGCACCACCATCAATCAATTAAGCGTAGGCCGTATTTCTGCCGGCGCCACGGTTGAACGTGCGGTTCCTTCGGCACTGGGCCAAGGCGACGCCATTAATCTGGAGTTGAACGACAACGATTTTTCCACCGCCAGCCGTGTGGTGGAAGCAGTGAACAAGCGGTTCGGTTTTGACACCGCGGTAGCGCAAGATGGCCGCGTGATTCGTATCCGCGCCCCGGTGGGTAGCGGTGAGCGTGTCGCCTTCCTCGGTGCGCTGGAAAATATCGACGTCATTCCTGCACGTGTCAGCGCGAAGGTGATTCTGAATGCCCGTACAGGTTCAGTCGTGATGAATCAGTCCGTGAGCCTCGATACCTGCGCCGTTTCACACGGTAATTTGTCAGTGGTGATCAACGCTGAAAACAGCATCAGTCAGCCAGGCGCCTTGTCCGGTGGTCAGACGGCGGCCAATCAGAATGCGCAAATTTCGATCAATTCGACACCAGGCAAGGTGATGTACCTGAAGGGCGGAGCTTCTCTGGCCGATGTGGTCAAGGCGCTCAACGCCATCGGAGCAACACCTCAGGATTTGCTGGCAATTCTGCAAGCGATGAAGGCAGCTGGTTCGCTGCGCGCCGAGTTGGAAATCATCTAA
- the flgJ gene encoding flagellar assembly peptidoglycan hydrolase FlgJ, with translation MINNIKPVNPTESLAVDANSLNSLKSSAAAQSPESLKGAAKQFEALFLNMMMKSMRDATPQDGLFDNQQTKMFTSMLDQQLSQNMAQRGVGLADMLVRQLSHSLNKQLPTDDEASSSLPLDIPLANSLSDLDKARLVQGIANSTDDASQGGGKRNKGGQQRPAHVEAFQSRLQADAEAASQVTGIPAKFMLAQAALETGWGKKEIRARDGSSAHNLFGIKATGNWTGKVVEATTVEYVNGVAQRKIEKFRAYDSYSEAFQDYAKLLRSNPRYEKVLANAQDAHGFAYGLQRAGYATDPHYAEKLSRIIRQSLSA, from the coding sequence ATGATCAACAACATCAAGCCGGTCAATCCGACTGAAAGCCTTGCCGTCGATGCCAACAGCCTGAACAGTCTGAAATCGTCGGCAGCTGCGCAGTCGCCGGAGTCGCTCAAGGGCGCGGCCAAACAGTTCGAGGCCTTGTTCCTGAACATGATGATGAAGAGCATGCGCGACGCGACGCCGCAAGATGGCTTGTTCGACAATCAGCAGACCAAGATGTTTACCAGCATGCTGGATCAGCAGTTGAGCCAGAACATGGCGCAGCGCGGTGTCGGTCTGGCCGATATGTTGGTGCGTCAGCTTTCACATAGTCTCAACAAGCAATTGCCGACCGACGATGAGGCATCGTCGTCCTTGCCGCTTGATATCCCGCTGGCCAATAGTCTGAGTGATCTCGATAAGGCACGCCTGGTGCAAGGCATCGCCAACAGTACCGATGATGCATCGCAGGGCGGCGGCAAACGTAACAAGGGTGGTCAGCAACGCCCGGCGCATGTCGAAGCATTCCAAAGCCGTCTGCAGGCCGATGCGGAAGCAGCCAGTCAGGTCACTGGTATCCCAGCCAAGTTCATGCTGGCGCAAGCTGCATTGGAAACCGGCTGGGGCAAGAAGGAAATCCGCGCCCGCGACGGTAGCTCAGCGCACAATCTGTTCGGCATCAAGGCCACTGGCAACTGGACCGGCAAGGTGGTCGAGGCGACCACGGTTGAGTATGTCAATGGCGTGGCGCAGCGCAAGATTGAAAAATTCCGCGCTTACGACTCCTACTCGGAAGCCTTCCAGGACTACGCCAAGCTGCTGCGCAGCAATCCTCGCTACGAAAAAGTATTGGCGAACGCGCAAGACGCTCACGGTTTTGCCTACGGTCTGCAACGCGCAGGCTATGCAACCGATCCGCATTATGCGGAAAAGCTATCGCGCATCATCCGTCAATCTCTCTCCGCATAA